One Lentisphaerota bacterium genomic window, CATGACGCGATGGTGTGCATTCAACGGTGAAGCCGGGAGCGCCCCATGCAAACGGATCCCATTTTAATGTGCGCCTGTTCGCACGCAGATGTCATACCGGAAGAGAAGAAACGCGCGGTGGCCGCAGGACTGGAACGCTGCGGCCGCCCGGTGGTGATCGCGCCGGATTTGTGCGGCTGTGCTGCCCGGCGGGATCCGGTGTTGCGGGAGATCGCCGACGCCGCTCGCGCGACGGTCATCGCCTGTCATCCGCGGGCCGTCCATGGACTCTTCGCGTGGGCGGGCGCGCCACTCGACCCCGCCCGTGTCCAGTTCCTGGATATGCGCGCGGAGTCCGCCGCAACGCTGCTGGCCGCGATTACCTGCGGGAGCGACACTCCGGCGGCGATCCAGCGCGAACCCGACACGGCGGCCAGCGTTGGGGATTTCTGGCGGCCGTGGTTTCCAGTCATCGATTACGCGCGATGCGTGAACTGCCGGCAGTGCCTCGAGTTCTGCCTCTTTGGCGTCTACGAGACCGATGCGGACGGCCGCGTCGCGGTCCGCCATCCGGATCACTGCAAAAACAACTGTCCGGCCTGCGCCCGCCTGTGTCCGCAGGCAGCGATCTTATTTCCCAAGATCGACGAGGAGTCGCCTGTGAGCGGCGCCCCCGACGATGCGGCGTCGGCGGCCGGAAAAGTACGGCTGACCCGCGAGCAATTGTTTGGCGCCAACGTCCTCGACAAGCTGCGGGCGCGCCAGCAACGGCCGAGCCTGCTCAAGAACGAACACTACTGAGATCACCATGATGTTTTCGCTCGCCAGACGGATGCTCGTCGAACCGGATGCGCGCATTCTCGCAAAGTTTTCGTATCTCTTCGCCTGGAAAGGCTGCCGCTCCATGGCCGCGTTCCAACGGCGGGCCGCGCGCGGCGAGCGATCGCCCGCCGTGCTCTTCTTCTCCGTGACCGACCGCTGCAATCTGGCCTGCAGGGGGTGTTGGGTCACGCCCGGCCAACCGCCGCGCGAACTCGCTCCCGAAGCCCTGCACGCCGCGATCGGGGAATGGAAACGCGACAACCGGTCGCATTTCTTCGGGCTGCTGGGCGGGGAACCCCTGCTCTATCCGCACCTGATGGAGATTCTCGCCAGCCACAGCGACTGCTATTTTCAAGTCCTCACCAACGGCATGCTGCTGGATAACGCCCGGGCCGCCGCCTTTCGCCGCCTGGGCAACGTGACGCCCCTCATCAGCATCGAGGGCGACCGGCCGACGAGCGACGTGCGGCGCGGCGCGCGCGATGTCTGGCAGCGCGGCATGGATGCCATCGAGGCGTGCCGTCGGAACCGGCTGATCTTTGGCGTGGCGACCAGCATCTGCAAGAACAACCTGGCCGATCTGGCGTCAGACGCGTTTGTCGAGGACATGATCGCGCGCGGCGCGCATTATCTGTGGTACTACATCTACCGTCCGGTCGGCCCCGATCCCGCGCCTGAGCTGGCGCTCGACGAGGCCGACATTCTCACGCTACGACGCTTCCTGGTCGAGGCCCGCAGCCGCCACCCCATCCTGCTGGTGGACGCCTATTGGGATGCCGATGGGCGCGCAATCTGTCCCGCCGCCGAAGGCATCAGTCACCACATCGGCCCCGGTGGCGACATCGAGCCGTGTCCACCCGTGCAGTTCAGTTGTGAGACCCTCAGCGACGGAAACAGCCTCAACGCGCTGTTTCAGAACTCAGCTTTTCTGGAGCAGTTTCGGAAGCGGGCCGCCGCCGAGGGGCGCGGGTGTATCCTGCTGGCCAATCCGGCCGCATTAAGCGACGTGGTGAGCGCGGCGAACGCCCGTGACACGAGCGGCCGAGGTTCGGGACGGCGGGAACTGGCCGCCATGGCTTGTCGGCCGTGTCATGATCTGCCCGGCCAAGAAATTCCTGAGAAGCATTGGCTGTACCGGTTCGCTAAGAAACGATGGTTCTGGGGATTTGGAACCTATGGATGACGCGATCACACGGGACGCGCCGTCCGAAGGGGCGCACGCGCGGAAACGGCAAATCCGGCATTGGCGGGAATTGCGCCAGCACGCCGCTTGCGAAGTCGCCGGACTGAAGGACGTGCCTCCGTTTTCGCTGCGGCATCTGGTGGCGCTGGCTCGATCCCTGGCGAAGCGAATCGGGGTCTGCGACGAGACCGACATCAAACTGCTGGCGATCCTGATCCACAATGAAGCTTGGCGGGGAACGGTTGCCAGAATCCCGTTCAGCAGGCGATTGCTGCTGCTGCCCCAATGTCTGCGGTCGCGCGATGCGTGTCCGGCGGGCCGGGACGAATTCGGATTGCTCTGCGACGCCTGCGGGCGCTGCGCGCTGGGGGCCCTGCAGAGCGAGGCGACGGCGCTGGGTTATGCCGTGCTGATCGCTGAGGGGGCGGAGGCCGTTGCCGGCATGCTCCGGGAGGGGCATGTGGACGCGGTCATCGGCGTGAGTTGTCTGCAGGCCCTGGAGCAGACCTTTTCGAGAATCGCCGACGAAGCGCTTCCCGCCATGGCCGTGCCGCTGCTGCGCGACGGATGCGACACCACTGACGTGGACGTGGATCTGCTGCTCGAATACATTCGTCTGACCGGCCCCGCCACCGACCCACCGGGCCGCTCCGTGGACGCCATGCAGGCGGCCGTGCAGGCCTGGTTCAATCCCGAGGCGCTCCACTCGCTGCTGGGGCCCGAATCCAGCCACGCGCTCCATAGTGCTCGGACGTGGCTGGCCGGATCGGGCAAACGCTGGCGACCGCTCCTGGCCGCTTCTGTGTATGACGCCCTCCAGTATCCCTCGGTCGAGGCCTCGCCGAAGCTGGTTCAGACCATCGCCGTCGCTGTGGAATGTTTTCACAAGGCCTCGCTGATCCACGACGACATCGAGGACAACGATGATTTCCGGAACGGCGCCCCGACGCTGCATCACGAGCACGGCGTGCCCATTGCGCTGAATGCGGGCGATCTGTTGATCGGGATCGGCTACCGGCTGCTCGCAACCTGTCCGGCGGACGAAACCGCCCGCGTGCGGATGCTGACGGCCGCCGCGATGGCGCACTGCGACCTGTGTGTCGGACAAGGCGACGAGCTTCACTGGCGGGGCCGGTCAGATGTGCCGGCATCCGCTGATCTGCTTCAGATGTTCAGCCGCAAGACGGCCCCCGCCTTTGAAGTGGCCCTTCTGATCGGCGCTATTGCCGGCGGTGCCGATGCTGAAACGTGCGCAGCGCTGGCCGACTTCAGCCGCGCGCTCGGCGTTGCTTATCAGATCGGCGACGACCAGCAGGATGTCGAAGAGGATTCGGCCGGAGACCTCGCATCGGGGCAGCAACCTTCCATGATGCTGGCGCTGC contains:
- a CDS encoding radical SAM protein, which encodes MMFSLARRMLVEPDARILAKFSYLFAWKGCRSMAAFQRRAARGERSPAVLFFSVTDRCNLACRGCWVTPGQPPRELAPEALHAAIGEWKRDNRSHFFGLLGGEPLLYPHLMEILASHSDCYFQVLTNGMLLDNARAAAFRRLGNVTPLISIEGDRPTSDVRRGARDVWQRGMDAIEACRRNRLIFGVATSICKNNLADLASDAFVEDMIARGAHYLWYYIYRPVGPDPAPELALDEADILTLRRFLVEARSRHPILLVDAYWDADGRAICPAAEGISHHIGPGGDIEPCPPVQFSCETLSDGNSLNALFQNSAFLEQFRKRAAAEGRGCILLANPAALSDVVSAANARDTSGRGSGRRELAAMACRPCHDLPGQEIPEKHWLYRFAKKRWFWGFGTYG
- a CDS encoding DUF116 domain-containing protein, whose product is MTRAAEVRDGGNWPPWLVGRVMICPAKKFLRSIGCTGSLRNDGSGDLEPMDDAITRDAPSEGAHARKRQIRHWRELRQHAACEVAGLKDVPPFSLRHLVALARSLAKRIGVCDETDIKLLAILIHNEAWRGTVARIPFSRRLLLLPQCLRSRDACPAGRDEFGLLCDACGRCALGALQSEATALGYAVLIAEGAEAVAGMLREGHVDAVIGVSCLQALEQTFSRIADEALPAMAVPLLRDGCDTTDVDVDLLLEYIRLTGPATDPPGRSVDAMQAAVQAWFNPEALHSLLGPESSHALHSARTWLAGSGKRWRPLLAASVYDALQYPSVEASPKLVQTIAVAVECFHKASLIHDDIEDNDDFRNGAPTLHHEHGVPIALNAGDLLIGIGYRLLATCPADETARVRMLTAAAMAHCDLCVGQGDELHWRGRSDVPASADLLQMFSRKTAPAFEVALLIGAIAGGADAETCAALADFSRALGVAYQIGDDQQDVEEDSAGDLASGQQPSMMLALLFERCTAAERRAIQDALLEAPRSARTRSLTQALFEQYQVAAAAEALREDYRDRALQALAPIRVVRLKSLLTRLVKRILPRTERGADVRESPRA